A genomic region of Trifolium pratense cultivar HEN17-A07 linkage group LG3, ARS_RC_1.1, whole genome shotgun sequence contains the following coding sequences:
- the LOC123915876 gene encoding ubiquitin carboxyl-terminal hydrolase 27-like isoform X1: MPLISSLASLLQELSSVSTEKVILSPTKLMHAMSSYIPDFDLTSQQDAAEAFVHLMSSLREESGGCYAPKISSLADIFASNNRILTPIQTEWQSEPERWQRLFLGPFDGILNSSLTCQSCSSQISNKFESFDCLPLSPVLSNSYTIRVGCTLVDCLKQFIVAEHIENYHCSHCWHNAAIKYLTLMEGNKVELGKLKRCSDEEFCECRKTYNLENLPWLNRFSRALKQLSIARSPRILCIQLKRVHMNNFGESFKLQGHISFPLTLDVSSFMTTRPGVNIQKEDVQSLPLNPQYNRINSLPNHSNLHSEIRTIRFSGIYGESKEQIDADALIDDVVISSTSRQALLNEFPCSSSSENTHSNTQSQSIDTVGQNFLYICIHFTLNHEILYILAFFLSSYILWFIQVDASCNSDSQDTCLYQLVSVVEHFGRAGGGHYTVYRCVRSESSDVSGDQHSMSWFCVSDSQVRSVSVEDVLSAEASLLFYERIPNS; the protein is encoded by the exons ATGCCTCTTATATCTTCTCTGGCTTCATTATTACAAG AGCTGAGCTCAGTTAGTACCGAAAAGGTTATATTGAGTCCGACAAAGTTGATGCATGCTATGTCCAGCTACATTCCAGATTTTGATCTGACGAGCCAGCAG GATGCTGCTGAAGCGTTTGTTCACCTAATGTCCTCTTTGAGAGAAGAATCTGGAGGTTGTTATGCTCCAAAGATAAgttctttagcagacatttttgcTTCTAATAATAGAATTCTTACTCCAATACAGACGGAGTGGCAAAGTGAGCCAGAAAGATGGCAGCGCCTCTTCCTTGGACCCTTTGATGGGATTCTTAATAGCAGCTTAACTTGTCAAAGCTGTTCGTCCCAG ATCTCAAATAAATTTGAAAGTTTTGATTGTTTGCCTCTTTCACCCGTGCTTAGTAATAGTTACACTATA AGAGTTGGTTGTACACTTGTGGATTGCCTGAAGCAGTTCATTGTAGCTGAACACATTGAAAACTACCACTGCAGCCACTGTTGGCATAATGCTGCAATCAAGTATCTTACCTTGATGGAAGGAAACAAG GTAGAACTCGGAAAACTTAAGAGATGTTCTGATGAAGAATTCTGTGAGTGCCGAAAAACTTATAATCTTGAAAATCTACCATGGTTAAATAGGTTTTCACGTGCTTTGAAGCAGCTAAGTATTGCTCGAAGTCCAAGG ATTTTATGCATCCAGCTGAAAAGAGTTCACATGAATAATTTTGGAGAATCATTTAAACTACAG GGCCATATTTCTTTTCCATTGACTTTGGACGTGTCCTCATTCATGACAACTAGACCAGGAGTAAATATACAGAAAGAAGATGTACAAAGTCTGCCATTAAATCCGCAGTATAACAGAATAAACTCTTTGCCAAACCATAGCAACCTGCATTCTGAGATAAGAACGATCAGATTCAGTGGCATTTATGGAGAATCGAAAGAGCAGATCGATGCAGATGCTCTTATTGATGATGTAGTTATCTCCTCTACTAGTAGACAGGCACTTCTTAATGAATTTCCCTGTTCTAGCTCTTCAGAAAACACTCACTCAAACACACAGTCGCAATCCATTGACACGGTTGGTCAAAATTTTCTGTATATATGCATTCATTTTACATTGAACCATGAAATCCTGTATATCCTTGCATTCTTTTTGAGTTCTTACATATTGTGGTTTATACAGGTGGATGCTTCTTGTAATTCAGATTCTCAAGATACATGTTTGTATCAACTTGTTTCTGTTGTGGAACATTTTGGAAGAGCAGGAGGAGGGCATTACACTGTTTACAGATGTGTGAGATCGGAGTCCTCAGATGTCTCTGGTGATCAACATTCAATGAGCTGGTTTTGTGTTTCAGATTCTCAAGTGCGTTCTGTTTCAGTGGAAGATGTTCTTTCTGCCGAGGCTAGCTTGCTTTTCTATGAGAGAATACCAAATagctaa
- the LOC123915876 gene encoding ubiquitin carboxyl-terminal hydrolase 27-like isoform X2, with amino-acid sequence MPLISSLASLLQELSSVSTEKVILSPTKLMHAMSSYIPDFDLTSQQDAAEAFVHLMSSLREESGGCYAPKISSLADIFASNNRILTPIQTEWQSEPERWQRLFLGPFDGILNSSLTCQSCSSQISNKFESFDCLPLSPVLSNSYTIRVGCTLVDCLKQFIVAEHIENYHCSHCWHNAAIKYLTLMEGNKVELGKLKRCSDEEFCECRKTYNLENLPWLNRFSRALKQLSIARSPRILCIQLKRVHMNNFGESFKLQGHISFPLTLDVSSFMTTRPGVNIQKEDVQSLPLNPQYNRINSLPNHSNLHSEIRTIRFSGIYGESKEQIDADALIDDVVISSTSRQALLNEFPCSSSSENTHSNTQSQSIDTVDASCNSDSQDTCLYQLVSVVEHFGRAGGGHYTVYRCVRSESSDVSGDQHSMSWFCVSDSQVRSVSVEDVLSAEASLLFYERIPNS; translated from the exons ATGCCTCTTATATCTTCTCTGGCTTCATTATTACAAG AGCTGAGCTCAGTTAGTACCGAAAAGGTTATATTGAGTCCGACAAAGTTGATGCATGCTATGTCCAGCTACATTCCAGATTTTGATCTGACGAGCCAGCAG GATGCTGCTGAAGCGTTTGTTCACCTAATGTCCTCTTTGAGAGAAGAATCTGGAGGTTGTTATGCTCCAAAGATAAgttctttagcagacatttttgcTTCTAATAATAGAATTCTTACTCCAATACAGACGGAGTGGCAAAGTGAGCCAGAAAGATGGCAGCGCCTCTTCCTTGGACCCTTTGATGGGATTCTTAATAGCAGCTTAACTTGTCAAAGCTGTTCGTCCCAG ATCTCAAATAAATTTGAAAGTTTTGATTGTTTGCCTCTTTCACCCGTGCTTAGTAATAGTTACACTATA AGAGTTGGTTGTACACTTGTGGATTGCCTGAAGCAGTTCATTGTAGCTGAACACATTGAAAACTACCACTGCAGCCACTGTTGGCATAATGCTGCAATCAAGTATCTTACCTTGATGGAAGGAAACAAG GTAGAACTCGGAAAACTTAAGAGATGTTCTGATGAAGAATTCTGTGAGTGCCGAAAAACTTATAATCTTGAAAATCTACCATGGTTAAATAGGTTTTCACGTGCTTTGAAGCAGCTAAGTATTGCTCGAAGTCCAAGG ATTTTATGCATCCAGCTGAAAAGAGTTCACATGAATAATTTTGGAGAATCATTTAAACTACAG GGCCATATTTCTTTTCCATTGACTTTGGACGTGTCCTCATTCATGACAACTAGACCAGGAGTAAATATACAGAAAGAAGATGTACAAAGTCTGCCATTAAATCCGCAGTATAACAGAATAAACTCTTTGCCAAACCATAGCAACCTGCATTCTGAGATAAGAACGATCAGATTCAGTGGCATTTATGGAGAATCGAAAGAGCAGATCGATGCAGATGCTCTTATTGATGATGTAGTTATCTCCTCTACTAGTAGACAGGCACTTCTTAATGAATTTCCCTGTTCTAGCTCTTCAGAAAACACTCACTCAAACACACAGTCGCAATCCATTGACACG GTGGATGCTTCTTGTAATTCAGATTCTCAAGATACATGTTTGTATCAACTTGTTTCTGTTGTGGAACATTTTGGAAGAGCAGGAGGAGGGCATTACACTGTTTACAGATGTGTGAGATCGGAGTCCTCAGATGTCTCTGGTGATCAACATTCAATGAGCTGGTTTTGTGTTTCAGATTCTCAAGTGCGTTCTGTTTCAGTGGAAGATGTTCTTTCTGCCGAGGCTAGCTTGCTTTTCTATGAGAGAATACCAAATagctaa
- the LOC123913731 gene encoding AMSH-like ubiquitin thioesterase 1, translating to MMTCSSDTINIAARTQKLDVDNRFSLRIYYRIADNILKQADIFRAEKNIVDLYVMLMRFCSLVSETIPRHRDYRTSPQSKKELLRKKLLNSVIELEKLKPLAQQKINELNSRKPYQHNGRENFRSNYSTDISPVKKQTMTSYNQIKAVGQTAGEFVYQGSRAQQFPYVRPVEDNMKRLSLTFLPPKEETLSRHSILGPNGLKGQWQPPTCDKGVRYPTIIDLSPVEIPSLHQSLLQKNSLQQSLEDGSLNKKENSISEHNGSDLESIHTQSEDCQVQHVDETPSLISFEETEDSAPIKVIRQPSPPPVLAEVHDLMPTVSPHVDEAVCKTETPSSDSFVRGESPLQLHISTAMMGSFMKLAKSNTNKNLETCGILAGSLKNRKFYITALIIPKQEATSSSCQATNEEEIFEAQDKRSLFPLGWIHTHPTQSCFMSSIDVHTHYSYQIMLPEAVAIVMAPTDSSRTHGIFRLTTPGGMSVIRQCQQRGFHPHDQPPGGGPIYDTCTDVFLNPDLKFDVIDLR from the exons atgatgaCGTGTTCTTCGGATACGATCAACATCGCTGCAAGAACTCAGAAACTCGATGTTGATAATCGATTTTCACTTCGTATCTATTACAGAATCGCTGATAATATCCTCAAacag GCTGATATCTTTCGTGCAGAGAAAAATATTGTTGATCTATATGTCATGCTCATGAGATTTTGTAG TTTGGTCTCTGAGACAATACCACGCCACCGAGATTATAGAACATCTCCACAGAGCAAGAAAGAATTATTAAGAAAG AAATTGTTAAATTCTGTGATTGAACTGGAGAAGTTGAAACCACTGGCACAACAGAAGATCAATGAGCTTAACAGCAGGAAACCATACCAACACAACGGGCGGGAAAATTTTCGTTCAAATTATTCAACTGATATTTCTCCTGTGAAAAAACAAACCATGACTAGTTACAAtcaaataaag GCAGTCGGTCAAACTGCAGGAGAGTTTGTCTACCAAGGATCAAGGGCCCAACAGTTTCCTTATGTAAGGCCTGTGGAAGATAATATGAAAAGACT ATCTCTAACTTTCCTACCCCCAAAGGAAGAAACTCTCTCCAGACATTCTATTCTAGGTCCAAATGGGCTTAAAGGGCAGTGGCAACCTCCTACTTGTGATAAAGGG GTGAGGTATCCAACTATCATAGATCTGTCTCCGGTTGAAATTCCAAG CCTTCACCAATCCTTGCTTCAAAAAAACAGCCTTCAGCAATCCTTGGAAGATGGATCTctgaataaaaaagaaaatagcaTTTCAGAACACAATGGATCCGATTTAGAATCTATTCATACCCAGAGCGAGGACTGTCAGGTCCAACATGTCGATGAAACTCCTTCGCTTATCTCTTTTGAAGAAACAGAAGACTCTGCTCCTATAAAAGTTATCAGACAGCCTTCTCCTCCACCTGTACTTGCTGAAGTACATGATTTAATGCCTACAGTATCACCTCATGTTGACGAGGCAGTATGTAAGACAGAGACTCCATCGTCAGATAGTTTTGTCCGTGGCGAGTCTCCTCTTCAATTACACATT TCAACTGCAATGATGGGGAGTTTTATGAAGCTTGCCAAGTCTAACACTAACAAAAATTTAGAGACTTGTGGTATCCTCGCAGGCTCGCTT aaaaacagaaaattttatattacaGCTCTAATAATCCCAAAGCAAGAGGCAACATCAAGTTCT TGTCAAGCTACAAATGAAGAGGAAATATTTGAAGCCCAGGATAAGCGATCTCTTTTTCCCCTTGGGTGGATCCAT ACACACCCTACACAATCTTGTTTCATGTCATCAATTGATGTACACACCCATTACTCATATCAG ATTATGCTGCCAGAAGCTGTTGCAATAGTCATGGCACCAACAGACAGTTCAAG AACCCATGGTATTTTTCGGCTGACAACTCCCGGTGGCATGTCGGTCATTAGACAATGCCAGCAACGTGGCTTTCATCCACACGATCAGCCTCCAGGTGGTGGTCCCATTTATGATACATGTACAGATGTTTTCTTGAACCCAGATCTAAAATTTGATGTCATTGATCTTCGATaa